The following proteins come from a genomic window of Alicyclobacillus dauci:
- a CDS encoding undecaprenyl-phosphate glucose phosphotransferase: MFKTYHVFLNELLFVADGLMTILSMWFAWNLKFNSKLISHAAHDPFQTYVPIMLFGMAAFWLAGVISGLYRTTQVRAVWGYALNAFKAAVLGLLLFMSALYFGGFVHFSREVLAIFVVTYICSVVGVRIVLLMVLRIIRRRNNNQKIILLVGHNSSVDKLIDELENHPVFGYRILGYLSTGNDQQISVPCLGTTDVLHVILQKNFIDHVVIALSREDILATNQITAVCDSLGVQSLILPDFLDVLPAKPRFESISGLPLIDTRYVPLDDAINAAIKRTFDLLCGTLGLIVLFPLFGLIALCVRLSSPGPIFFVQERVGKNKKTFKMYKFRSMSYDPSVNTGGWTVANDPRRTKFGSFLRRTSLDELPQFWNVIKGDMSIIGPRPERPEFVDKFRKDIPKYMVKHRVRPGITGWAQVNGWRGDTSISSRVEHDLYYIENWTFIFDVKIFIMTIFKGMSGAGAY, encoded by the coding sequence GTGTTTAAGACCTATCATGTGTTTTTAAATGAACTGCTGTTTGTGGCTGACGGACTCATGACAATTCTGTCAATGTGGTTTGCTTGGAACCTTAAGTTCAATTCCAAACTTATATCGCACGCCGCACACGATCCCTTTCAAACTTACGTCCCCATCATGCTCTTTGGCATGGCCGCATTTTGGCTAGCGGGTGTAATTTCGGGTTTGTACCGTACAACGCAGGTGCGGGCGGTATGGGGTTATGCGCTCAATGCATTTAAAGCGGCAGTTCTGGGATTATTGTTATTCATGAGTGCGCTGTACTTTGGGGGATTTGTACATTTTTCTAGGGAAGTCCTAGCAATCTTTGTCGTGACGTACATTTGTTCGGTCGTAGGTGTACGAATTGTGCTGTTGATGGTATTACGAATTATTCGCCGCCGTAACAATAATCAGAAAATAATTCTCCTTGTTGGACACAATTCTTCCGTAGACAAACTAATCGACGAGCTTGAGAACCATCCGGTGTTTGGATACCGGATTTTGGGTTACTTATCTACTGGTAACGACCAACAGATCAGTGTTCCATGTTTAGGAACAACTGATGTTTTACATGTTATATTGCAAAAAAATTTCATTGATCATGTCGTGATTGCCCTTTCCCGTGAGGACATCTTAGCTACTAATCAGATTACCGCCGTTTGCGATTCGCTAGGTGTACAATCTTTAATTTTACCGGATTTTCTAGATGTGTTACCTGCAAAACCGCGTTTTGAAAGTATAAGTGGTTTGCCGCTTATTGATACAAGATATGTGCCGCTGGATGATGCAATCAATGCGGCAATTAAGCGAACATTTGACTTACTTTGTGGCACTTTAGGTTTAATCGTTCTGTTTCCGCTTTTCGGTCTAATAGCGCTTTGTGTAAGGCTTTCCTCCCCAGGACCAATCTTCTTTGTACAGGAACGAGTTGGGAAGAACAAGAAGACTTTTAAAATGTATAAGTTTCGGTCAATGAGTTACGACCCTAGTGTAAATACTGGAGGGTGGACTGTAGCGAATGATCCAAGACGAACCAAGTTTGGGTCCTTTTTGAGACGTACCAGTCTTGATGAACTACCCCAGTTTTGGAACGTCATTAAAGGTGACATGAGTATAATAGGCCCTAGACCTGAACGGCCTGAGTTTGTGGATAAATTCAGGAAGGACATCCCCAAGTACATGGTGAAGCACCGAGTGCGCCCGGGAATAACCGGGTGGGCTCAGGTCAACGGGTGGCGTGGGGATACTTCTATATCCAGTCGCGTTGAACACGACCTATATTATATTGAAAACTGGACATTCATATTTGATGTAAAAATTTTCATAATGACAATTTTCAAAGGAATGTCTGGTGCGGGTGCTTATTAA
- a CDS encoding transposase: protein MFQINRDVLAVQLQNEVAKFIQESMELIMREELQNFLRVEHPDEENSRDGYCQRELQTRYGKIEDLNVPRDREGAFHTALFEPYSRLENWLDEAVISMYTGGMSTRDIAQFIEKMYGTKYSPTTITNITNVVLEDVHA from the coding sequence TTGTTTCAGATTAACAGAGATGTATTAGCGGTCCAATTGCAAAACGAAGTTGCCAAGTTCATCCAGGAAAGCATGGAACTCATTATGCGAGAAGAGTTGCAGAACTTCTTGCGCGTAGAACATCCCGACGAGGAAAACTCCCGCGATGGCTACTGCCAGAGGGAGCTCCAAACTCGATACGGGAAAATTGAGGACTTGAATGTGCCTCGTGACCGTGAGGGGGCGTTTCATACTGCTCTGTTTGAGCCGTACAGCCGTCTTGAGAACTGGCTCGATGAAGCCGTAATCTCCATGTACACGGGCGGTATGAGTACTCGAGACATCGCTCAATTCATCGAGAAGATGTATGGGACAAAGTACTCACCTACCACCATCACCAACATCACAAATGTTGTATTGGAGGACGTGCATGCCTAG
- a CDS encoding DUF2612 domain-containing protein: MLQGFSWTFGSGDGQLRDIGVALTSASSILDDDHYHLVLKAKIARNQWDGTIGQV, encoded by the coding sequence ATGCTGCAGGGGTTTAGCTGGACGTTTGGGTCAGGTGATGGACAGTTACGTGACATTGGTGTTGCGCTTACGTCTGCATCCTCAATTCTCGATGACGATCACTATCATTTGGTCCTCAAAGCGAAGATCGCACGAAATCAATGGGATGGAACCATAGGACAGGTATGA
- a CDS encoding IS1380 family transposase produces MNFNPRMKVNFDGGDLTSDAGLLLYKEFDHKLGLFEAVEDLLVVHDSVLHRDHPNSDVVLQKLYQHIAGYHTDDHADDLAVEPLLNALLGKERLASQPTLSRFNDKADMETVKSLEHVNETLQRRVYAIKPQNQFVFDMDSSGFAAYGKQHGANFNYHYQQHGFHPLFCFDGLTGDCLRSELRAGNVYTSRQVVRFVGPVLKRYETWSPNSLIVIRGDSGFAVPGLFELAETNSHKYAIRLKSNARLL; encoded by the coding sequence ATGAACTTCAACCCTCGGATGAAGGTGAATTTTGACGGCGGTGACTTGACCTCGGATGCTGGACTACTCCTATACAAAGAATTTGATCACAAATTGGGTCTATTCGAGGCTGTGGAAGACCTACTTGTAGTTCATGATTCGGTCTTACATCGTGATCATCCGAACAGTGACGTGGTTCTTCAGAAACTGTATCAGCATATAGCTGGCTACCATACTGACGACCACGCAGATGATCTAGCCGTTGAGCCGTTGCTCAATGCGCTGTTGGGAAAAGAACGCTTGGCCTCACAACCCACGCTGTCTCGTTTTAACGATAAGGCGGATATGGAGACTGTAAAATCTCTGGAACATGTGAATGAAACGCTGCAGCGCCGCGTGTATGCTATAAAGCCCCAGAATCAATTCGTCTTTGATATGGATTCATCCGGCTTTGCTGCTTACGGAAAACAGCATGGCGCGAATTTCAATTACCACTATCAGCAACATGGATTTCATCCGTTGTTTTGTTTCGACGGATTGACAGGTGATTGCCTGCGGTCCGAGCTCCGTGCGGGGAACGTGTACACTTCCCGTCAAGTCGTCCGGTTTGTCGGACCCGTTCTGAAACGGTACGAGACATGGTCACCGAACTCGCTCATTGTCATTCGTGGCGACAGTGGATTTGCCGTTCCAGGACTGTTTGAGTTGGCAGAGACTAATAGCCATAAATATGCAATACGCTTGAAATCAAACGCCCGTCTACTATAG
- a CDS encoding IS3 family transposase (programmed frameshift), whose amino-acid sequence MKKQYTPEFKAQVVREILKEEKTMAQIAAEYEVHPVQLSQWKKTALENLASLFVDERKAAKEQKAQEQKIERLYAQVGKLTTQLEWNQKNLASTRSRSERLAMVERDNKKVSLKTQARILSLNRSGLYYKPAEPSDEEVRLKHRIDQFYTDYPVYGSRRITHLLRREGWDINRKRVQRCMREMGIEGIHPGPNLSKRNLKHKVYPYLLRNVTPSHPNHVWGIDITYIRLKHGWMYLVAVIDWYSRYVVSWQLDQTLEMPFVLTAVRSALCQAKPEIWNSDQGSHFTSHQYTDLLKEAGVRISMDGKNRALDNIITERFWRTLKYEEVYIHEYNSPKEARQQIAKFIQRYNYDRPHQSLGYLTPAEVYFQKGRTALHPPKAI is encoded by the exons ATGAAAAAACAGTACACACCAGAGTTCAAAGCCCAAGTCGTAAGAGAGATTCTCAAAGAAGAAAAGACGATGGCACAGATTGCTGCGGAGTACGAAGTTCACCCCGTGCAATTGAGCCAGTGGAAGAAGACTGCCTTAGAAAACCTTGCTAGCCTGTTTGTGGACGAGCGTAAGGCAGCTAAGGAGCAGAAGGCACAGGAACAGAAAATCGAACGACTGTACGCACAGGTCGGTAAACTAACCACTCAGCTCGAGTGGA ATCAAAAAAATCTGGCATCGACCCGGAGCAGAAGTGAGCGTCTTGCCATGGTGGAGCGAGACAACAAGAAAGTTTCGCTCAAAACTCAGGCACGTATCCTAAGTCTGAACCGCTCCGGTCTGTATTACAAGCCTGCTGAACCTTCAGATGAAGAGGTACGGCTAAAACATCGGATTGACCAATTCTACACGGATTATCCGGTCTACGGCAGTCGCAGAATCACGCATCTACTGCGCCGTGAAGGCTGGGATATCAACCGCAAGCGTGTGCAACGCTGCATGCGAGAGATGGGCATCGAGGGGATCCACCCCGGTCCGAACCTCAGCAAACGTAACTTGAAACACAAGGTCTACCCATACCTGTTACGCAACGTGACGCCCAGCCACCCCAATCACGTTTGGGGAATTGATATCACCTATATCCGCCTAAAACACGGATGGATGTATTTGGTTGCCGTCATCGATTGGTACTCACGGTATGTTGTGAGTTGGCAGCTTGATCAAACTCTCGAGATGCCATTCGTATTAACTGCCGTCCGTTCAGCCTTATGCCAAGCTAAACCAGAGATCTGGAACAGCGACCAGGGGAGCCACTTCACTAGCCATCAATATACCGATCTGCTGAAAGAAGCCGGTGTACGGATTAGTATGGATGGCAAGAATCGAGCTTTGGACAACATCATCACAGAGCGTTTCTGGCGTACCCTCAAGTACGAAGAAGTGTACATTCACGAATACAATAGTCCAAAGGAAGCGAGGCAACAAATCGCCAAGTTCATACAGCGGTACAACTACGACCGCCCGCACCAGTCACTAGGCTATCTGACACCAGCAGAAGTCTATTTCCAGAAGGGGCGAACTGCACTACACCCTCCTAAGGCTATCTGA
- the istA gene encoding IS21 family transposase yields MHDKGMSVSQIAREVGRDRKTIRKWLGESEPAMYKRHTYKPKKIDPYREYVLRRMSEGCVNATVIFDEISEMGYDGGITQLRVFMKPHRQAAEEKATTRFETLPGEQAQVDWGSFTVNWHGHKKRIYAFVMVLGYSRMMYLEFTENEKLETLMGCHVRAAAYFNGVTATCLYDNMKTVVASQDDRGKPIWNERFAAFATHHGFKLRRCKPYRARTKGKVENGVKYVRRNFWPRVRTFTGLDDLNRQARHWLDTVANVRVHGTTHQRPIDRYPEEQLLPMNTVPFESAERHLRKVPSDALVTYETNRYSVPYQLVGYMVEIQDERNGVILFFHAGKLVAEHTKCPGRHVINKKHFEGILTGGKQKVPQPIPRLIENPAPEVMRRPLSVYDRLLKEEVVR; encoded by the coding sequence ATGCATGATAAGGGTATGAGCGTGTCACAAATTGCTCGCGAAGTCGGACGCGACCGAAAGACGATTCGTAAGTGGTTGGGGGAATCCGAGCCCGCTATGTACAAACGCCACACTTACAAACCAAAGAAAATTGATCCGTACCGGGAATACGTGCTACGGCGCATGAGTGAGGGTTGCGTGAACGCGACGGTTATCTTTGATGAGATTTCGGAGATGGGTTATGACGGTGGAATAACGCAACTACGTGTGTTTATGAAGCCTCACCGACAAGCCGCTGAAGAGAAAGCTACCACACGATTCGAGACGCTACCTGGCGAACAAGCTCAAGTAGACTGGGGTAGCTTCACAGTGAACTGGCATGGTCACAAGAAGAGGATTTATGCGTTTGTGATGGTATTGGGCTACTCTCGCATGATGTACTTGGAATTTACGGAGAATGAGAAGCTAGAAACGCTCATGGGCTGCCATGTAAGGGCCGCGGCATACTTCAATGGGGTAACCGCGACTTGTCTATACGACAACATGAAGACCGTGGTGGCCAGTCAAGACGACCGAGGTAAGCCGATTTGGAATGAACGGTTTGCCGCCTTTGCAACACACCATGGTTTTAAGCTCAGACGCTGCAAACCCTACCGCGCCCGTACGAAGGGAAAAGTGGAAAATGGGGTCAAGTACGTGCGGAGGAATTTCTGGCCAAGGGTCCGAACGTTTACTGGGCTTGATGATTTGAACAGGCAAGCAAGGCACTGGTTAGATACTGTGGCAAATGTCCGCGTTCATGGTACCACTCACCAACGACCGATAGACCGATACCCAGAAGAGCAGCTTCTGCCAATGAATACGGTACCGTTTGAAAGTGCGGAACGTCATCTACGGAAAGTACCTTCTGACGCACTGGTTACATACGAGACAAACCGCTACTCTGTGCCGTATCAATTGGTAGGTTACATGGTTGAAATACAGGATGAGCGTAATGGTGTAATCCTGTTCTTCCATGCTGGAAAGCTAGTCGCCGAACACACGAAGTGTCCAGGTAGACACGTGATAAACAAAAAACACTTCGAGGGGATTCTCACTGGAGGCAAACAAAAGGTTCCCCAACCTATCCCACGCCTCATTGAAAATCCAGCACCCGAAGTGATGCGTCGCCCACTCTCTGTGTATGACCGTCTACTAAAAGAGGAGGTCGTACGCTGA
- the istB gene encoding IS21-like element helper ATPase IstB — protein sequence MMPEQRIQHACEELGWSRVPEVLYQHAEQASKENISYLEFLDNLLQEELRAKYERIILTRTRFARLPFQKTLEEFDFTFQPSVDERRMRDLATMHFLGHQENVIFLGPPGVGKTHLAAALGLEAIRQRHSVYFTTANELVESLEEAHEKGTIRRKLRQYTKPALLIVDEIGYRKMNNAAAHLFFQLVAERYEKGAMILTSNKSYSEWGDIFGDNVLATAILDRILHHSTTVNIRGESYRIQEKKKAGFLRLDEDGKPMTL from the coding sequence CTGATGCCGGAACAACGAATTCAGCACGCATGCGAGGAATTAGGATGGTCTCGGGTACCCGAGGTCCTTTACCAGCACGCTGAGCAGGCTTCCAAAGAAAATATATCTTACCTTGAATTCTTGGACAATCTCCTGCAGGAAGAACTGCGTGCCAAATACGAGCGTATTATACTCACGCGGACTCGCTTCGCCAGGCTTCCGTTTCAGAAGACGCTTGAGGAGTTTGACTTCACATTTCAACCCTCCGTTGACGAGCGAAGAATGCGCGACCTAGCAACTATGCACTTCCTGGGCCACCAAGAGAATGTAATTTTCTTAGGACCACCGGGAGTTGGTAAAACACATCTAGCAGCAGCCTTGGGGCTGGAGGCCATTCGCCAACGGCATTCGGTCTACTTCACCACAGCAAATGAGTTAGTTGAGTCACTGGAGGAGGCACATGAGAAGGGAACCATTCGCCGCAAGCTGCGGCAATATACTAAGCCAGCGCTGTTGATTGTAGACGAGATTGGATACCGAAAGATGAATAACGCCGCGGCGCATTTGTTCTTTCAACTCGTAGCGGAACGATACGAAAAGGGTGCGATGATCCTCACTTCAAACAAATCCTATTCCGAGTGGGGAGATATCTTTGGAGATAACGTGCTTGCAACAGCAATTCTGGATCGCATCTTACACCACTCCACTACGGTAAATATCCGTGGAGAGAGTTACAGGATTCAGGAAAAGAAGAAGGCAGGATTCCTAAGATTGGATGAAGACGGTAAACCGATGACGCTATGA
- a CDS encoding O-antigen ligase family protein, whose translation MTSPIQVSSVFQYHNSFAAFEASVTIGALVYASLNRNGLWTNAVATGIASISLNGVIFSGSRGALALWLVTMIITIIGLRGFQEGHFYRTRFMLHSFLTVVGTMVGYVLIHKGIVHTNPLCGWLGISLSLLIPMSLSTFICLVKPVRHLLFSRFSKSLWTYISVCVLITVVTIVVKHHALLDKLNTYKIQQLSVSQRFVFWWDGLKIFIRHPLFGYGKGGWNALFMRYQYYPYYSTQSHSFVIDTLIEVGLVGTLALFVTAWPMIRGTFWGYFSSVEFVRSSGRKMSRHAAVVSLSSISFMLLVHSFMDWDMAFLYLQLVFCMGIGAGAGLNARQLSIPNITRKQKPIWLIGVVTLGIFSMGGIYLSSVNIRANALIDKAQSLGDYQMRLSLLQSAESIVPYRADIVQDIAVTEAHTLQTGNVPPSAQTQISRSVLANLEKASDKAQYDYNIASQAATVAYQMGQYDNAYQYALRAFADAPFVSSSVSLAINASTLDGLQSQAHSDRANRAFNNSLALFNEYKTRYRVVQNLPSYLPPERAYILDDFCYDSLAASSLITGHTREAGIFAAQATKSQTKHTVDVGKMIQLIISNHSIASTPVIQFVATHPDVESSFQLLTKFLP comes from the coding sequence GTGACATCGCCAATCCAGGTCTCATCAGTCTTCCAATATCACAATTCGTTTGCGGCATTTGAAGCATCCGTCACTATAGGAGCTTTGGTTTATGCTTCTCTCAACCGGAATGGCTTATGGACGAACGCTGTTGCGACTGGAATCGCGAGTATAAGTCTGAACGGGGTAATTTTCTCAGGTTCGAGAGGAGCACTGGCTCTTTGGCTCGTCACTATGATTATAACGATTATTGGTCTACGCGGATTCCAGGAAGGGCATTTTTATCGAACGCGTTTCATGCTTCATAGTTTTCTGACAGTAGTGGGCACTATGGTCGGTTATGTGCTTATTCACAAAGGAATTGTTCATACAAACCCGTTGTGCGGCTGGCTCGGTATCTCCTTGAGTCTTCTTATTCCAATGTCCTTGTCCACTTTCATCTGTTTAGTGAAGCCCGTTAGACACCTATTATTCTCACGCTTCTCAAAATCGTTATGGACATACATCTCGGTCTGTGTTCTCATTACTGTCGTGACAATTGTTGTCAAACATCATGCACTGTTAGACAAGTTAAACACGTACAAAATCCAGCAACTTAGTGTATCCCAACGATTCGTCTTTTGGTGGGACGGGCTGAAAATATTTATACGCCATCCCTTATTCGGATACGGCAAAGGGGGATGGAATGCACTATTTATGCGATATCAGTATTATCCTTACTATAGCACGCAATCTCACTCATTTGTTATTGACACCCTTATCGAAGTCGGTCTAGTCGGGACACTGGCTCTTTTTGTAACTGCGTGGCCAATGATTCGAGGAACATTCTGGGGATATTTTTCATCCGTTGAGTTCGTCCGTAGTTCCGGGAGAAAAATGTCTAGACATGCTGCTGTCGTCTCTCTTAGCTCGATTAGTTTCATGCTACTGGTACACTCCTTTATGGACTGGGATATGGCCTTTCTTTATTTACAATTGGTCTTCTGTATGGGTATTGGTGCAGGTGCAGGACTTAATGCACGACAGCTAAGTATACCTAATATCACCAGGAAACAAAAACCGATTTGGCTAATCGGTGTAGTTACGCTGGGTATCTTTTCGATGGGGGGAATCTACTTATCATCAGTCAATATTCGAGCAAACGCCTTAATTGACAAAGCGCAATCTCTAGGAGATTATCAAATGCGTCTTTCTCTTCTTCAATCTGCCGAATCGATAGTGCCGTATCGAGCAGATATCGTCCAAGATATTGCTGTCACCGAAGCTCACACTTTACAAACTGGGAATGTTCCGCCATCGGCACAAACTCAAATTTCTCGTTCCGTTCTTGCAAATTTAGAGAAGGCTTCGGACAAAGCGCAGTACGATTACAATATAGCAAGCCAGGCAGCAACCGTTGCCTATCAAATGGGACAGTACGACAACGCCTATCAGTATGCGTTACGGGCATTCGCAGATGCCCCATTTGTTTCTTCTAGTGTGTCGCTGGCTATTAATGCGTCTACGTTAGACGGTCTACAGTCACAGGCGCATAGCGACCGTGCAAACCGAGCCTTTAATAATTCGCTTGCACTATTCAATGAGTACAAAACCCGGTATAGGGTAGTTCAGAATCTACCAAGTTACTTGCCTCCTGAGCGCGCATATATCTTGGATGACTTCTGTTATGATTCTCTTGCTGCCTCATCACTAATCACAGGGCACACGAGGGAGGCTGGCATCTTTGCTGCACAAGCCACAAAGTCCCAGACCAAACACACTGTAGATGTGGGAAAGATGATTCAATTAATTATATCCAACCATTCAATCGCTTCGACACCAGTTATCCAGTTTGTTGCGACACATCCAGATGTCGAGTCATCTTTTCAATTATTGACCAAGTTTCTTCCTTAA
- a CDS encoding glycosyltransferase yields MDSSNAKFVEYLLRKEYRRARSSAISALHADRLNTQAWISLGESCVHLNQGEMARFCFERASILDPLGKWFTHLVEHTRLVERGVVDKGILRLLRHPAVKVSAVILTKNNEETISDCIHALLSAVDEIVVVDTGSTDSTVELVERVGLNVHHFAWGDNFAEARNYAMSLVSTDWVISVDSDEMLYADDANCIRTVAGIYDHLEEPFAVRILQMNSVGTVLEPTSVVRMFKKSCGIHWIGQIHEEVMTEGVAKYLNIVSGRIRLLHRGYDPHIVDVKQKYERNIRLLLSAIANEPNEVRHQLFMGRELRSLGRNEEALKYLRAGEELATWQGHSQLPEILKYQIEIEYMLGNYLEAAQISDRLIQADAAYPEGWFWLAACLVREEKIDVERIQGLISRARETASQYRGLIYSDSMIETVKSDLVLNELKDRMAASLKDN; encoded by the coding sequence ATGGATTCAAGCAACGCAAAATTTGTTGAATACCTACTTAGAAAGGAATACAGAAGGGCTAGATCATCTGCTATAAGTGCTTTACACGCGGATCGACTTAACACACAAGCCTGGATTTCACTTGGCGAGTCGTGCGTGCACTTGAACCAGGGAGAAATGGCTCGCTTTTGTTTCGAACGGGCGTCAATCTTGGATCCGTTAGGTAAATGGTTTACCCACCTCGTGGAGCACACAAGACTTGTAGAAAGGGGAGTTGTGGACAAGGGCATTCTCAGGTTGCTCAGGCATCCCGCAGTCAAGGTTTCCGCAGTTATTTTAACCAAAAATAATGAAGAGACAATTTCAGACTGTATACACGCACTGCTGAGTGCAGTAGATGAGATTGTTGTGGTGGACACCGGATCCACAGACTCGACTGTAGAGTTGGTCGAACGCGTCGGATTAAACGTTCATCATTTTGCGTGGGGCGACAATTTTGCAGAGGCGAGAAACTATGCGATGTCGCTTGTATCTACAGATTGGGTGATTTCCGTCGACTCAGACGAAATGCTGTACGCAGATGATGCTAATTGTATTCGAACAGTCGCAGGGATCTATGACCACCTCGAGGAACCATTCGCAGTTCGGATCCTGCAAATGAATAGCGTTGGAACAGTCCTCGAACCGACATCGGTTGTTCGAATGTTTAAGAAATCTTGTGGTATCCACTGGATCGGACAGATTCATGAAGAGGTAATGACAGAGGGTGTAGCGAAATACTTGAACATCGTTAGCGGTAGAATCCGTCTATTACACAGGGGTTACGACCCTCATATTGTAGATGTTAAACAGAAGTACGAACGCAATATAAGGTTACTATTGTCCGCGATAGCCAATGAGCCGAATGAGGTTCGTCATCAATTGTTTATGGGTCGTGAGTTACGGAGTCTAGGACGGAATGAGGAAGCATTAAAGTACCTTAGGGCGGGAGAAGAACTGGCAACGTGGCAGGGTCACTCTCAATTACCCGAAATCTTAAAGTATCAGATCGAGATCGAATACATGTTAGGAAATTATCTTGAGGCGGCCCAGATCTCTGACCGTCTCATTCAAGCGGACGCAGCCTATCCAGAAGGTTGGTTTTGGCTAGCTGCATGTTTGGTCAGAGAAGAAAAAATCGATGTAGAGCGTATCCAGGGCTTAATAAGTCGTGCTAGGGAGACCGCCAGCCAATATCGCGGCTTGATTTATTCGGACAGTATGATAGAGACCGTAAAGTCCGATCTTGTTCTCAACGAGTTGAAGGATAGAATGGCAGCCAGCCTCAAAGATAACTAA